In Ignavibacteriota bacterium, the genomic window TTCGATACAACAAGACGTTGCTCGCTGGTATGCGTCCATCGGGAATGCAGCCTTCCGTTCCTGCACACACGGCGGGAACATTGAGCAGCGGTTTGATTGTTGCTGCGGCCGCCGAGACCGCAAACTTCGCCGAGGCGGATGCCACGCTTCGTTTGGATGTGTCCGGATTGCTCACAAATCCTGTCGACGACAGCGTGCTTATTATGGCCGACCTCCTCGCTCTGCTTGGAAACAGCCGTACGACGGACGTATCCATACTCTCCGCGCAATTTGCCGACGGCAATCCGCGCGCGGGCATTTTCTCGCCCGCGGTGTTCCGTATCGACAGTCTCTGTTACCTCGACGCGCGCCTGCTGGAAACGCGCGGTCGCGTGGGAATGCTGAAAGAAGGCCGGCCGAATCCATTCACGGAGACGACCAGGATACCCTTTGTGCTCGCGGCCGCCTGCCGCGCGCGCCTCAGCGTGCTCGACGCCTACGGGCGCGAACTGCGCGTGTTGCTCGATGCGTGGACCGAGGAAGGGGAGTACACAGCGACCTTCGAGGCGGCCGGATTGCCCGCGGGCCTGTACTTCGCGCGTCTCACCTGCGACGGACAACCCGACACGCAAAAACTGCTGCTCGTGCGCTGAGAGGAGATCCCGCAATGAAAACCACCATCATCACCACGCTCTGTCTCCTCGCCATCCTGTGCTCCGCCGCGCCCGCGGGCTCCGACGGACCCATACATCCCGAAGACCGCATCCTCTTTCCCGGCGCCGCGCGATTCATTTTGGCCGGACCCTACGGCGGCATCGACGCCGCGTTTCACACGGGCCGCTTCTCGACCACGTCCAACGGCCTGTTGTGCTGTTCCTTCGACGAGGGCGACGGCATCGGCCTGGTCGCGGGCTTCAAGGCCTTTATTCCCATCGGCGGACGATTCGACCTGTCACCACGCATCCTGTACGAAAATCCCGGGGGTGATTTCACCGCCATACTGCAGCAGTACCCGATTCGCGGCAGAAACAATGCCGTCGAATTCGTGACGCTCGACAACACGCTGGAAGTGACACTG contains:
- a CDS encoding outer membrane beta-barrel protein: MKTTIITTLCLLAILCSAAPAGSDGPIHPEDRILFPGAARFILAGPYGGIDAAFHTGRFSTTSNGLLCCSFDEGDGIGLVAGFKAFIPIGGRFDLSPRILYENPGGDFTAILQQYPIRGRNNAVEFVTLDNTLEVTLHMLSAELLATYTFTSFGLYAALGPSAGFILGNRFVKTETIAGPPGVTYLDGSTSKEMYAGSSDIVRGSVFTLRGGLGAKIPISRSITLNPEVLYGFPLSTVSTDGNWKVSTLQATLGVLFPL